The Natronoarchaeum mannanilyticum genome includes the window GACGATCGCGCCGTCCCACGTCGCGGGCGTGCTCACGCTGTCGATCCTCGGGTTCATGGTCGCGATCTTCTACATCCTCGCGAGCGCGCCCGACCTCGCGCTGACCCAGCTCGTCGTCGAGACGCTCGTCCTGCTGATCTTCCTGCTCGTGCTCGAAGAGCTGCCGGCGTTCTACGCCGAGGCCCACCCCGGCGTGCTCGCGCGGGACGCCGCGCTCTCGCTGGGCGTCGGCGCCGTGGCGGCGCTGACCGTGCTCGTGACCGCTCGGGGCGGGGACGCGCCGCCGACCGACCTCGCTCGCGAGTACGTCTCCCGGGCGGTTCCCGGGGGCGGCGGGGCGAACGTCGTCAACGTGATCCTCACCGACTTCCGGGCGTTCGACACGCTCGGCGAGATCGTCGTGATCTCGATCGCCGCGCTGTCGGTGCTGGTCTTGCTCACGATGCGACGCCGAGGTGAGTCGCCGTGACGACGGTCGTGATGAAAACGACCGTCCGGGTGGTGGTGCCGATCGTGCTCGTCGTGGCGATCTCGCTGCTCCTGCAGGGGCACAACCTGCCGGGCGGCGGGTTCGTCGGCGGCGTCCTGACGACCGCGGCGTTCGCGCTGATCTACGTCGCCTACGGGCTGGACTACCTGGAGATCGGCGTGCTCGGCCGCGACGTCGAGTCGGGGGCCGGGATGTTCGAGCACCGGTCGGTCGAAGCGTACCTGCGGACGTTCGTGCTCGGCCTCGCGCTGGCCGTCGGCAGCGGCCTCGGCGGGCTGGCGTTCGGCGAGCCGTTCCTGACGCAGGACCACTGGACGATATACGGCGTGCCGATCTACGGCGATATCCACCTCGCGTCGGCGCTGGCGTTCGACGTCGGCGTCTACCTCGTGGTGGTCGGCGGGCTGTTGACGATCCTCTCGGTGGTGGGCGCCGAATGAGCCTGGCGCTCGCGCTCGTGGTCGGCGCGCTGTTCGCGCTGGGCACGTTCCTGCTGCTCCGGCGGGATCTCCTCCGGGTGGTCTGGGGGATCGCCGTGATTTCGCAGGCGGCGAACGTCTACCTCGTCTCGGTGGGCGGCGTCGTCGCGGGCGACGGCGACACGGTTCCCATACTGGCTGGACACGGCGCCGAGACGCCGGCGACGGCCGACCCGGTCGTGCAGGCGCTGGTGCTGACGGCGATCGTGATCAGCTTCGGGACGACGGCGTTCGCGCTCGCGCTGACATTTCGCGTGCACGCCGAGAACGGAACGATGGACGTGGGTGAGCTGCCGTGACGGCGCAACTCGTCGTCGCGCCGATCCTGGTCCCGCTGGTCGGGATCGTCGGGCTGCTCGCGCTGCGACGCCGCCCGCGCGTCCAGCGCGTCGCGAGCGTCGGCGTCGCGCTGGCGTACGCGGCGAGCGTTGCCTGGCTGACCTACGGCGTCGTGCTCGGACCGGGGGCGCCCGGCGCCGCGGCCTACCAGCTCGGCGGCTGGGAAGCCCCGATCGGGATCACGCTCGTCGCCGACGCGCTGTCGGCGTTCATGCTCTCGATCGCCGCGGCCGTGGGGCTCGCCGCGGTCGCGTTCTCGGTCGTCTACGTCGACCGGGCGAACCAGCGGGCGTTCTACCATCCCCTCTTCCACTGCCTGTTGCTCGGCGTCTCGGGCGCCTTTCTCACGGGCGACCTGTTCAACCTGTTCGTCTGGTTCGAAGTGATGTTGCTCGCGAGCTACGTGTTCGTCGTGTTCTACGGCGGCGCCACCCACACCGCGGCGGCGTTTCGCTACCTGACGCTGAACGTGATCGGCAGCGTCGTCATGCTGCTGGCGATCGGCGGCCTCTACGCCACGACGGGAACGCTGAACATGGCCGACATGGCCCGTCGGCTCGCGGCTCCCGCGGTGTACGGCGTCGATCCCGCCCCGGTCGTCGGACTCGGCGGGCTGCTGCTCGCGACGTTCGGGCTGAAGGCGGGGCTGGTGCCGTTCCAGTTCTGGGTGCCCGACGCCTACCGCGCGGCGCCGCTGCCGGTCACCGCGATGCTCGCGGGCGTCACCAAGAAGGTCGGACTGTACGCGATCGTCCGGCTGTATTTCACCGTGTTCGCGGCGGCCGACCTCGCGGTCGAGCTCCCAGGAATCACCGGCGACTCGGCGCTGGCGGTGTTCGCGCCGGTCCTCATGGCGATGGGGATCGCGAGCGTGCTCGTCGGCGGGCTCGGCGCCGTCGCGCGGGACACCTTAGACGAGCTGCTGGCGTACTCCAGCATCGGACAGGTCGGCTTCATCGCGATCCCGATCGCCGTCGCCGCTGCGGCCGACCCGGCGCCCTCGGGCGTCGATCCCGCGACCTCGCTCCGCGGACTCGCGATCGCGGCCGCGCTGGTGTACGCGCTCCACCACGCGCTCGCGAAGGGGCTGCTGTTCATGGCGACCGGCGCCGTCCGCTCGGCGACCGGCACGAACCGGCTGGCCGACCTGGGCGGGCTCGCCGGTCGATCGCCGACGCTAGCTGGCGCCTTCTTCGTCGGCGGCCTCTCGCTGATCGGCATCCCGCCGCTCGCGGGCTTCTTCGGGAAGTTCCTGACCTTCGGCGTCGCCAGCGACTGGCTCGGGCTCGTCGTCAGGAACGGCGGCGCGGTCTGGCCGCCCGCCGTCGCGCTCGCCGTGTTGCTCGCCGGCGCCGTGCTGACGATCGTCTACGCGACTCGCGCCTGGAACGCCTGCTTCTGGGGCGCCCGGACGCCGATGGTCGCCGGCGCCGCCGTCGACCGGCGCGAGGTCGCCGTCGTCGCCGCGATGGCGGTCGCGATCCTGGCCGTCGGCGTCGCCTTCGACCCGGTCTACCGGTTCGCGAGCGACGCTGCCGTCGCCGCGCTGGATCGGGGCGCGTACGTCGACGTTGTCGCGCCGACGGGAGGTGAGCCGCCGTGATGTCCGGCGACTACGGTCACGGCGGAGGTGAGCCGCCGTGATCCGGAGATGGCCGGTCGCCGGGCTCGCCTTCGGCGTCCTCTGGGTGGTCGTCCGCGGCGTCGAGTTGGCGCTCGACCCGCTGGTCGGCCAGTTCCTGCTGGGGACCGCCGTCGGATTCCCGGTGGCGTACCTGTTCCGCCGACTCTACGCCGAGGGGATCGACCTCACCGGGACGTTGGGCTCGGTCCCCTACGCGGCGCTGTTCGTGCTGGTGTTCCTCCGCGAAGTCGTCGTCGCGAATGTCGACGTCGCCCGGCGGGTGCTGGCGCCGACCATGCCGATCGAGCCCGAGGTGATCCTGATCCCGCTGCGCGTGCGGACCGACCTCGGCGTCACGACGATCGCCAACAGCATCACGATCACGCCGGGGACGATCACGCTCGACCACGACCCCGAGGAGAACGCGCTGTACGTCCACGTGATCGACGGCCGGGATCCCGAGGCGATCGTCGAGCCGATCCGCACCTGGGAGGACTACGCGCTGGAGATCTTCGACGAGGAACTGTCGCCCGAGGACCCCTCGCCCGGGTTCTCGGTGTACCCGCCGGAGATGGAGGTGCCGCCGGAGCCGGTGACCGACAGCGAGGGGCTGGAGGACCTCGGTCGCCAGCGCGACGAGAACTGGGACCGCGACCGGACCCCGGGCGACCGCGGAGGTGACGGCGATGGCCGCTGACCCGCTGGTGTCGACGGCCGCGAACGCCGGGCTCGTGATCGTCAGCGCGCTCTGCGTGCTCTGTGGCTACCGCGTGATCGTCGGGCCGACGGTGCCCGACCGGGTCGTCGCGCTCGACGCCATCGCGACCAACGTCGTCGCCATCGCCGTGCTGTTCGCGCTCAAGACCGGCCGCGGCCTGTTCGTCACGGTGAGCCTGGTGCTCGCGATCATCGGCTTCCTGTCGACGGTCACGGTCGCGAAGTATGTCACCGAGGGAGACATCATCGAACGGAGGGAGTAGATGCGAGGACAGACCACAGCCCGCGGAGGGAACGACCGATGGTAGGACCGATACAGCGGTGGACGATCGTCGCGCTCGTCGCCGTCGGCGTGTTCTTCCTGACCGTCGGGACGATCGGCCTGCTGCGCCTGCCAAACGTGTACAACCGGATGCACGCCACGAGCAAGCCGACCACGCTCGGGACCGCGGCGATCTTCCTCGCGGGGTTCGTTTACTTCGGTCCCGGCGGCGCGGGGATGCCGTCGCTGATCGGCATCGTCTTCCTGTTCCTCACCGTACCGACGGGCGCACACATGATCTCGCGGTCCGCACAGAAGATCGGCGTCCCGTTCCTCGGCAGCGTCACCTGGCCCGTCGAAACGGGCGACGAGACCGAGAGCGGCGGCGATCCCGACGGCGAGGGCGCCGAATGAAGTCTCGCCCGCCGCTGCCCCCGATCGACGAGATGCGCGACGAGCTGCTCGGCGGCGGCCACCTCTGGCTCCAGGAGTACGTCGACGGCGGCGCGCTTCGATTCCAACTTCGGGAGGACGGCGCGATCCGCTTCGGCGACCGCGAGCGCGCGTTCGAACCGGGCGACCCGCCGCTGCCCTACCGGCACGCGCTGGCGCACGTCCGCGAGAATCTCGACCGGCAGGCGCTCCGTGACGCCGTCGCCGACGTCGGGGCGGTGACCTTTTTCGGCGTCGCGACCCACCGCAAGTCGATCGACTACGACTGGGCGCGCACGCCGCCGGTGCTGGGGACCGACGTCTGGTCGGCGACCGAAAAGTCATTCCTCCCTCCCGATCGGGTCGAGCAGATCTTTCGCCGGCTGGGACTGGCGCCGGTCAACGCCGTCCGGAAGGAACTGCGCGCGCAGGACTTCGACCCAGACGCCTACGAGTTCCCGGCCTCGGAGTGGTACGACGGCCCGATGGCCGGCGTCGTCGTGCGATCGAAGACCGGCGGCGCCGCGCGGCTGCTCGCGCCCGAGTTTCGGGAGGCGGACGAGTCTGCGGCCGGCGATCCCGCTCCCGCCGAGTCGGCCGACGCGCTGGTCGAGCGCCACGCCACCGATCGACGGCTCGAACGACTCGCCGGACGGCTGGAAGAACAGGGGCGCGGCGTGACAGCCGAGACCGTGACCGAGCGCGCGCTCGACGCCGTCGCGCGGGAAGCCCCCGCGAAGCACTTCGGCGACGGCGGCGTCGACGAGGGGGCGCTCCGGTCGGCGCTCGCGCCGCGCGTCCGGGGGTTCTTGGACGACCGCTCGTGGGAGTGATCGGCTCGTCTGATCCATCCCCAGGGGCGGACGAAGCATTTACGTCGATCACTCCCCGAGTTCGCCACATGCCCAACATCGAGGTCTCCCTGCCCGACCGCGTCGACACCGAGATCGACCGCCTGGTCGACCAGGGCGAGTTTCTCAACCGGGAACAGGCGATCGAAGAGCTGCTGTCGATGGGGATGTCGGCCTACGAAACCACGGGAACGTCCACGGAGGACGACGAGTGGGTGATGCAGAACGTCGAGGATCAGCAGGACCCCGCAATGCAGGACGACGTCGACGAAGACGGCCGGATGTTCTAGCGGGTCGACGCCGACGTGACGACCGCTCGTTTTTCGGAGTGACGCAGCGCGCGCAGCCGCCGTTATCGCTCGACGACGCGATCGGCGTCGACGAACGCCGCCAGCTCGTCGACCGTCGCGATCTCCGCCAGCGCGTCGAGCGCCCGCTCGGCCTCGTCGAGCCGGCGCGTCGCGAACTCCTGGAGCCGCGGGTTGTCGGGCGCCGACGGCTCGACGCAGGCGTCGGTATCTTCGCCGCTCAGCCACGGGACGCGCCGGACTGCGGCGACGCCGCGCCCGACCGTCGCGAAGCGGTCGATCTCGGGCTCGTCGGCGCCAGCCAGCGTCGCGCCGACGACGGCTGCACTGCGCCCGAGCGCGCCGGTCGTGGCGTCCGCGAACGCGCAGAACGACTCCGGCGGCAGCGTCGACCGGGGCGGGTCCTCGCCGAACGCCGCGACGATCGACTCGGCGCCGCTGGCGAACCGTTCGACGCACTCCGCCGTGCGCTCGCCCCTGAGCGATCCGAGCGTCGAGTACGCCGATGCGAACAGAAAGTCCGACGCCAGCAGCCCGGTCGTCAACTGGCCCTCGGAGCGATCGAGAGCGCCTTCGTCGAGTTGAACCACCAACCGCTCGCGCAGCGCCCAGTACTCGCGAAGCAACTCGATCGCCGTCGCCGCGACGAGGGCGGCGTCGTCCGGTTGTTCGGAGGCGTTCGGCGCCGACGCGACCGCGTCGTACGAGACGACGAGCAACTGCCCGTACCAGCGATCGCCCCGCTCGGGAACCGCCGAGAGTTCTGCCGCCAGCGACTCGCCCGCGGCGGCGTCGATCCGATCTGCGATTCGCCCCTCGATCTCGGACCGGCGCTCGGGGAGTGCCTGTTCCGGTGACATGGCTGTTCAGTCGTCCGTCGCCGACACCTCGACCGCATCGTCGATTTCGACGTCCGGCTCCGTGAGATCGGCGTCCCGCCAGGTGCCCCGCTGGTACCAGGCGTAGGCGATCGTCGCGCCGACGACGTTCGAGGCCGCGAACGCGATCCAGATCCCCGACTCGCCGATCGCGTCGGCGCCGAACCACGCCACCGGGAAGCGGATCACGCCGAGCGTCACGACGGAGATCGCCGCCGCGGTCAGCGTCTTGCCGGCGCCGCGGAAGCTCCCGGTGTAGGCCCGCATGATGCCGATGAACCCGAAGGTCAGCGCGACGTAGCGCAGGAACTGCGTCCCGACCTCGACGACGCGATCGGCGTTGGCCTGGTCCGCGCCGACGAACACCGAGACGATCGGTTCGGGCGCCAGAAAGACGAGCACGCCCGCGACCGAGAGGACGCCGAACAGCGTCTTCGCGGCTAATCCTGCGGCCTCGGCTGCCCTGTCGGGCTTGCCCGCGCCGATGTTCTGGCCGGTCATCGTCTCGACGCCGCGCGCGACCGCGATCGCCGGCAGGAAGATCACCGAGAACACGCGCGTCCCGATGCCGTAGGCCGCCACGACGGGGTCGGGGAACAGCGCGACGATGAACAGCAGCAGGTTCATCGACAGCGCCCGGCCCATCCCCTCGACCGACGCCGGCAGCCCGATCCTGACGAGGCGACGCAGGTAGGTCAGGTCGGGCGCCATGTCCCGGAGGTTGATCTGGACGCCGCGGACGCCCCGGAACATGATCGCGAGGCCGACGACCAGCGCGAGCCCGCGGGAGAACACCGTCGCGACCGCCGCGCCCTGAATGCCCATCTCGGGAAACACCCACCACCCGAAGATCAGGAACGGATCGATGACGATGTTGAGCACGACCGAGCCGAACATCACCAGCATCGGCGTGATCGTGTCGCCGTAGCCCCGCATCAGCGCGATGAACACGAAGAAGCCGAACATGAAGAGCAGGCCCAACGAGATCACTTCCATGTAGTCGGTCGCCAGCGGCAACACGTCCGACGAGGCGCCCATGATATCGAGGAATCCGCCGACCGAGACGTAGCCGATCGCGCCCAGCACCACCGACACGAGCAGCGCGAACGTCACGGTCTGGGAGGCGGCGTACTCTGCTTCGGCTTCCTCCTCGGCGCCGGTGAACTGCGCGACGAGCACGCTCCCGGCGACGGAGATCCCCATCCCGAAGGAGATCAGCAGGAACACCATCGGAAAGGCGAAGCTGATCGCCGCCAGCGCGTCGGTGCTGTACTGGCCGAGCCAGAACGTGTCCGCCAGGTTGTAGGCGGTCTGGAACAGGTTCGTCACGACGATCGGCATCGCCAGGAAGAACAGCGGCTTCCCGATGTCGCCCGAGGTCAGGTCGAACTCCTCGGGGCCTTTGAACAACGCGCCGACGCGCTCGCGGAGACTCATCGGCGGGTGCCCTCCGCCACAGCGGGCTGCTGTAACTGCGTCTCGACGAGCCCGTCGATCGCGTCGCGACAGCGCCCGGTCGACCGATCGGCCGCAAATCGGCGCAGCTGGGCGCCCTTGATCGCCGTGGCGAGCCGCTCGGCGGCGGCGCCCGGATCGACGCCGTCGTCGAACTCGCCGGCGTCGACGCCAACGGCGACGACCTCTCGGAGCGTCTCGAACAGCCGCCGGTCGAACGCGGCGACCCGCTCTTGCATCGCGTCGTCGTGGGGCGCCCGCGCGGCCACCGAAAGGATCGCGGTGTGGAACTCCCCATCGAGCGGCGGTTCGTCCGCGAGCAACACCTCGAGGAGCGCGTCGAGACGCTGTCGGGCGGTGTCGCCGTCCGCGGCGTCGAGTCGGTCGGCGTAGCGTTCGTAGAGCTCGTCGAGCAACGCGGCGAGCAGCTCCGCCTTGCTGTCGTAGTGGTAGTGAACGGTCGCTTTGCTCCGGTCCGACTCGTCGGCGATGGTCTGTATCGTGAGATCGGCGTACCCGTGCTCGCAGAGGGCGAGATACGCGGCGTCGAGAATCTCGGCCGCCGGCTCGTCGTCCATGTCGATACCGTACTTACTGACTAGTTAGTCAAAAGAGTTTGGAACGCGATCTCGTTCTTCCGGTTGGTGTCGGTCGCCCACGGAGAGCGACGAACGCGCCGTTCGACGGCGGCGGTCGAACGCTGACGAACGGGTCACAACTGTTATCCGAGACAGGGGCGACGCTGTAGGTGATGGGAGATCCGCCGGACCGCTCTTTCTCCGACGCCGAAGAGGAGATCCTGCGCGCCACCTACAGCGCGCTCCGCGAACACGGGTACGCCGATCTGACGATCAAGCGAATCGCCGAGGAGTACGGCAAGTCCACGGCCGCGGTGCACTACCACTACGACACCAAAGAGGAGCTGCTGGCGGCGTTTCTGGACTACATCCTCCAGCGGTTCGTGGACACGATCCACGAGGTCGAGACGACCGATCCCAACGAGCGGCTGACGCTGCTGCTCGACCAGCTGCTCGTCGAGCTCGAGGACCACCTCGATCTGCTGGTGGCGATCCTCGAGATGCGCAGCCAGGCGCCGTACGAGGCGGCGTTCGCGGAGCGCTTCGAACAG containing:
- a CDS encoding MnhB domain-containing protein, with protein sequence MTTVVMKTTVRVVVPIVLVVAISLLLQGHNLPGGGFVGGVLTTAAFALIYVAYGLDYLEIGVLGRDVESGAGMFEHRSVEAYLRTFVLGLALAVGSGLGGLAFGEPFLTQDHWTIYGVPIYGDIHLASALAFDVGVYLVVVGGLLTILSVVGAE
- a CDS encoding sodium:proton antiporter, with the translated sequence MSLALALVVGALFALGTFLLLRRDLLRVVWGIAVISQAANVYLVSVGGVVAGDGDTVPILAGHGAETPATADPVVQALVLTAIVISFGTTAFALALTFRVHAENGTMDVGELP
- a CDS encoding complex I subunit 5 family protein; this translates as MTAQLVVAPILVPLVGIVGLLALRRRPRVQRVASVGVALAYAASVAWLTYGVVLGPGAPGAAAYQLGGWEAPIGITLVADALSAFMLSIAAAVGLAAVAFSVVYVDRANQRAFYHPLFHCLLLGVSGAFLTGDLFNLFVWFEVMLLASYVFVVFYGGATHTAAAFRYLTLNVIGSVVMLLAIGGLYATTGTLNMADMARRLAAPAVYGVDPAPVVGLGGLLLATFGLKAGLVPFQFWVPDAYRAAPLPVTAMLAGVTKKVGLYAIVRLYFTVFAAADLAVELPGITGDSALAVFAPVLMAMGIASVLVGGLGAVARDTLDELLAYSSIGQVGFIAIPIAVAAAADPAPSGVDPATSLRGLAIAAALVYALHHALAKGLLFMATGAVRSATGTNRLADLGGLAGRSPTLAGAFFVGGLSLIGIPPLAGFFGKFLTFGVASDWLGLVVRNGGAVWPPAVALAVLLAGAVLTIVYATRAWNACFWGARTPMVAGAAVDRREVAVVAAMAVAILAVGVAFDPVYRFASDAAVAALDRGAYVDVVAPTGGEPP
- a CDS encoding Na+/H+ antiporter subunit E, with the translated sequence MRRWPVAGLAFGVLWVVVRGVELALDPLVGQFLLGTAVGFPVAYLFRRLYAEGIDLTGTLGSVPYAALFVLVFLREVVVANVDVARRVLAPTMPIEPEVILIPLRVRTDLGVTTIANSITITPGTITLDHDPEENALYVHVIDGRDPEAIVEPIRTWEDYALEIFDEELSPEDPSPGFSVYPPEMEVPPEPVTDSEGLEDLGRQRDENWDRDRTPGDRGGDGDGR
- a CDS encoding cation:proton antiporter, whose amino-acid sequence is MAADPLVSTAANAGLVIVSALCVLCGYRVIVGPTVPDRVVALDAIATNVVAIAVLFALKTGRGLFVTVSLVLAIIGFLSTVTVAKYVTEGDIIERRE
- the mnhG gene encoding monovalent cation/H(+) antiporter subunit G, producing MVGPIQRWTIVALVAVGVFFLTVGTIGLLRLPNVYNRMHATSKPTTLGTAAIFLAGFVYFGPGGAGMPSLIGIVFLFLTVPTGAHMISRSAQKIGVPFLGSVTWPVETGDETESGGDPDGEGAE
- a CDS encoding ribbon-helix-helix domain-containing protein — protein: MPNIEVSLPDRVDTEIDRLVDQGEFLNREQAIEELLSMGMSAYETTGTSTEDDEWVMQNVEDQQDPAMQDDVDEDGRMF
- a CDS encoding MATE family efflux transporter — protein: MSLRERVGALFKGPEEFDLTSGDIGKPLFFLAMPIVVTNLFQTAYNLADTFWLGQYSTDALAAISFAFPMVFLLISFGMGISVAGSVLVAQFTGAEEEAEAEYAASQTVTFALLVSVVLGAIGYVSVGGFLDIMGASSDVLPLATDYMEVISLGLLFMFGFFVFIALMRGYGDTITPMLVMFGSVVLNIVIDPFLIFGWWVFPEMGIQGAAVATVFSRGLALVVGLAIMFRGVRGVQINLRDMAPDLTYLRRLVRIGLPASVEGMGRALSMNLLLFIVALFPDPVVAAYGIGTRVFSVIFLPAIAVARGVETMTGQNIGAGKPDRAAEAAGLAAKTLFGVLSVAGVLVFLAPEPIVSVFVGADQANADRVVEVGTQFLRYVALTFGFIGIMRAYTGSFRGAGKTLTAAAISVVTLGVIRFPVAWFGADAIGESGIWIAFAASNVVGATIAYAWYQRGTWRDADLTEPDVEIDDAVEVSATDD
- a CDS encoding TetR/AcrR family transcriptional regulator — protein: MDDEPAAEILDAAYLALCEHGYADLTIQTIADESDRSKATVHYHYDSKAELLAALLDELYERYADRLDAADGDTARQRLDALLEVLLADEPPLDGEFHTAILSVAARAPHDDAMQERVAAFDRRLFETLREVVAVGVDAGEFDDGVDPGAAAERLATAIKGAQLRRFAADRSTGRCRDAIDGLVETQLQQPAVAEGTRR
- a CDS encoding TetR/AcrR family transcriptional regulator; amino-acid sequence: MGDPPDRSFSDAEEEILRATYSALREHGYADLTIKRIAEEYGKSTAAVHYHYDTKEELLAAFLDYILQRFVDTIHEVETTDPNERLTLLLDQLLVELEDHLDLLVAILEMRSQAPYEAAFAERFEQNDEYVRYMLRTVIADGIRQGVFDDDIDPEHAAGALMTIVDGARTRTVVLDDADALATARRTAEEYVDTVLRVDD